A region from the Brassica napus cultivar Da-Ae chromosome C8, Da-Ae, whole genome shotgun sequence genome encodes:
- the LOC106430345 gene encoding probable peptide/nitrate transporter At3g43790 yields MADEARKTLLEEIEERNCPGCNIDRFKQEQRGIPYIHLSFIWLVSLCTALPISSLFPYLYFMIRDFHVAEKEEDIGFYAGFVASSFMIGRALTSILWGKLADRYGRKPIILMATFSVIIFNTLFGLSTSFWFAISVRFLLGCVNCLLGVIRAYASEVVSEEYHALSLSVVSTSRGIGLIIGPAIGGYLAQPAKKYPNLFSQDSVFGSFPYFLPSLVISAYATGAFIACWWLPETLHTHCRIARGRLNPNEPEYSPNELNNDGSTGRGLEDQNTQSKPSLLRNRPLMAIIIVYCVFSLQEIAYSEIFSLWAVSDISYGGLSFSSQDVGQVLAISGLGLLLFQLMVYPPMEKSLGLLVVIRLSAVMLIPLLSCYPSIASLSGLTLHLVINCASILKNALSISLVTGLFILLNKAVPQSQRGAANGISMTAMSIFKSFGPAGGGILFSWAQKRQTATFLPGDDEMVFFVLNLVQLIGLILTFIPYISQNQ; encoded by the exons ATGGCCGACGAGGCAAGAAAAACCCTTCTGGAGGAAATAGAAGAAAGAAACTGCCCAGGCTGTAACATCGACCGATTCAAGCAAGAACAGCGAGGAATCCCTTACATCCACCTCTCCTTCATCTGGCTCGTCTCTCTCTGCACCG CTCTCCCGATATCTTCCCTGTTTCCATATCTCTATTTCATGATCAGAGACTTCCATGTAGCTGAAAAAGAAGAGGATATTGGTTTCTATGCTGGTTTTGTTG CATCATCTTTCATGATCGGAAGAGCTCTGACGTCTATTCTCTGGGGGAAACTAGCTGATCGATATGGTCGCAAACCTATCATCCTCATGGCAACTTTCTCTGT GATCATATTCAATACCTTGTTTGGTTTAAGCACAAGCTTCTGGTTTGCTATTTCAGTTAGATTTCTTCTCGGCTGCGTCAATTGTCTACTCGGAGTAATAAGA GCATATGCTTCAGAAGTCGTTAGTGAAGAGTATCACGCTCTTAGTCTTTCTGTT GTAAGTACATCTAGAGGTATAGGACTGATAATAGGCCCTGCTATTGGAGGCTATCTTGCTCAG CCTGCAAAGAAGTATCCTAATTTATTTTCACAGGATTCAGTTTTTGGAAG CTTTCCATATTTTCTCCCGAGCTTAGTTATATCAGCCTATGCTACTGGGGCTTTCATTGCATGCTGGTGGCTGCCT GAAACACTTCATACGCATTGCAGAATTGCACGCGGGAGGCTTAATCCAAA CGAACCTGAATATTCACCAAATGAACTAAACAATGATGGAAGTACAGGTAGAGGACTCGAAGACCAGAACACACAAAGCAAGCCAAGTCTCCTGAGGAACCGTCCATTGATGGCTATCATCATTGTGTATTGTGTTTTTTCCCTCCAAGAGATAGCTTATTCAGAG ATATTTTCACTCTGGGCTGTTAGCGACATAAGCTATGGAGGATTGAGCTTCTCGTCTCAAGATGTTGGTCAAGTTTTAGCTATATCAG GACTTGGGCTTCTGTTGTTTCAACTTATGGTATACCCCCCAATGGAGAAGAGCCTGGGACTCCTTGTGGTTATACGTCTTTCCGCC gTGATGCTAATACCGCTGCTTTCTTGTTACCCATCTATAGCTTCGCTTTCAGGGTTGACCCTCCATTTGGTGATAAACTGTGCATCTATCTTGAAAAACGCGTTGTCT ATCTCTCTTGTTACAGGACTGTTTATCTTGCTCAACAAGGCGGTG CCACAGAGTCAGAGAGGTGCTGCTAATGGAATTTCTATGACCGCAATGtctattttcaaatcatttggCCCTGCCGGTGGAGGAATCTT ATTCTCTTGGGCACAAAAGAGACAGACTGCGACTTTCCTTCCAG GTGATGATGAGATGGTGTTCTTTGTGCTGAATTTGGTACAACTCATAGGATTAATTCTAACTTTCATACCGTACATTTCCCAAAACCAATAA
- the LOC106430357 gene encoding DNA mismatch repair protein MSH4 isoform X2 — protein MEDDGGERSSFVAGLIENRAKEVGMAAFDLRSASLHLSQYIETSSSYQNTKTLLRFYDPCVIIVPPNKLAADGMVGVSELVDRCYSTVRKVVFARGCFDDTKGAVLIQNLAAEEPLALGLDTYYKQHYLSLAAAAATIKWIEAEKGVIVTNHSLTVTFNGSFSHMNIDATSVENLEIIDPFHNSLLGTNNKKRSLFQMFKTTKTVGGTRLLRANLLQPLKDIKTINTRLDCLDEMMSNEELFYGLSQVLRKFPKETDRVLCHFCFKPKKVTEAVLGFDNTRRSQNMISSIILLKTALDALPLLAMALKDAKCFLLANIYKTVCENDRYASIRKRVGEVIDDDVLHARVPFVARSQQCFALKAGIDGFLDMARRTFCDTSEVIHNLASKYREEFNLPNLKLPFNNRQGFFFRISQKEVQEKLPSKFTQVVKHGKNIHCSSLELASLNVRNKSAAGECFVRTEICLEALMDAIREDVSALTLLAEVLCLLDMIVNSFAHSISTKPVDRYSRPELTDSGPLAIDAGRHPILESIHNDFVPNSIFMSEASNMLVVMGPNMSGKSTYLQQVCLVVILAQIGCYVPARFATMRVVDRIFTRMGTMDNLESNSSTFMTEMRETAFIMQNVSNRSLIVMDELGRATSSSDGLAMAWSCCEHLLSLKAYTVFATHMDSLAELATIYPNVKVLHFHVDIRDNRLDFKFQLRDGTLHVPHYGLLLAEVAGLPNTVIETARTITSRITDKEMKRIELNCEKHHEMHQIYRVAQKLICLRYSKQNEDSIRQALQNLKDSFIEGRL, from the exons ATGGAAGACGACGGTGGAGAGAGATCGAGCTTCGTCGCTGGACTAATCGAGAACAGAGCCAAAGAG GTTGGAATGGCTGCGTTTGATTTAAGATCCGCTTCACTGCATCTATCTCAGTATATAGAGACGAGCAGCTCGTATCAAAACACGAAGACGCTGCTGCGTTTCTATGATCCTTGTGTGATTATTGTTCCTCCCAACAAACTTGCCGCCGATGGCATGGTTGGGGTTTCAGAATTGGTGGATAGATGTTACAGCACCGTCAGGAAG GTTGTGTTTGCTCGTGGCTGTTTCGAtgacaccaag GGTGCCGTGCTAATACAAAACTTGGCTGCAGAGGAACCTTTGGCTCTTGGTTTAGACACTTACTATAAGCAGCATTATCTATCActagctgctgctgctgctacaATCAAATG GATAGAGGCGGAAAAGGGTGTGATTGTCACCAACCACTCACTCACT GTAACCTTTAATGGATCCTTTAGTCACATGAATATCGATGCAACTAG TGTTGAGAATCTGGAAATCATTGATCCGTTCCATAATTCTCTTTTGGGCACTAACAATAAGAAGAGGAGTCTGTTCCAGATGTTCAAGACAACAAAAACAGTTGGCGG GACTAGGCTTCTTCGTGCCAATTTGTTGCAGCCCCtgaaagatattaaaactaTCAACACTCGCCTGGACTGCTTG GATGAGATGATGAGCAATGAAGAACTATTCTATGGGCTTTCACAGGTTTTACGTAAATTTCCAAAAGAGACTG ATCGTGTTCTTTGTCATTTCTGCTTCAAGCCAAAGAAAGTCACAGAAGCAGTCCTAGGTTTTGATAATACCAGAAGGAGCCAAAACATGATTTCAAGCATTATTTTACTTAAGACAGCCTTGGATGCTCTGCCTCTACTAGCTAtg GCTCTAAAGGATGCAAAGTGTTTTCTCCTTGCTAATATTTACAAGACTGTGTGTGAAAATGATAGATATGCTTCCATCAGAAAAAG AGTCGGGGAAGTGATTGATGATGATGTTCTTCATGCACGAGTTCCTTTTGTTGCCCGCTCACAGCAGTGTTTTGCATTAAAAGCTGGTATTGATGGATTTTTGGATATGGCAAGGAGAACCTTCTGTGATACTAGTGAAG TGATACATAATCTGGCCAGCAAGTATCGTGAGGAATTCAACTTGCCAAATCTAAAACTCCCATTCAACAACAGACAGGGCTTCTTTTTTAGAATTTCGCAGAAGGAAGTTCAGGAAAAACTTCCAAGCAAATTTACTCAG GTTGTAAAACATGGGAAAAACATTCATTGTTCAAGTCTGGAACTTGCCTCT TTGAATGTCAGGAATAAGTCTGCCGCTGGAGAGTGTTTCGTTCGAACGGAAATATGCCTGGAAG CACTTATGGATGCTATAAGGGAAGATGTCTCTGCCCTCACCCTCCTAGCAGAAGTTTTATGTCTCCTAGATATGATTGTTAATTCATTTGCTCATTCAATATCCACAAAGCCAGTTGATCGATACTCCAGACCTGAACTAACAG ATAGTGGCCCACTGGCAATTGACGCTGGAAGGCATCCAATCCTAGAAAGCATACACAATGACTTTGTT cCTAATAGTATCTTCATGTCAGAAGCAAGCAACATGTTGGTAGTTATGGGTCCAAACAT GAGCGGAAAGAGCACCTATCTCCAACAGGTGTGTCTAGTAGTCATTCTTGCTCAGATTGGCTGCTATGTCCCAGCTCGCTTTGCCACTATGCGTGTGGTTGACCGCATATTCACAAGAATGGGGACAATGGATAACCTTGAGTCAAATTCAAGCACG TTTATGACAGAGATGAGGGAGACCGCTTTCATAATGCAGAATGTCTCCAACAG GAGTTTGATAGTAATGGACGAACTCGGGAGGGCTACTTCTTCCTCGGACGGGTTAGCAATGGCATGGAGCTGCTGCGAGCATCTCTTATCGCTCAAAGC GTACACAGTATTTGCAACCCATATGGACAGCCTGGCGGAGTTGGCAACCATCTACCCGAATGTCAAGGTTCTTCACTTCCATGTAGACATCAGAGACAATCGCTTAGACTTCAAG TTTCAACTACGAGATGGAACATTACATGTTCCTCACTACGGCCTTCTGTTAGCCGAAGTGGCTGGTCTGCCTAATACAGTAATCGAAACAGCTAGGACCATAACCTCAAGGATCACAGACAAG GAAATGAAAAGAATAGAGCTAAACTGTGAGAAGCACCATGAAATGCATCAGATTTACAGAGTCGCTCAAAAGTTGATATGCTTGAGGTACTCCAAACAAAACGAAGACTCAATCCGTCAAGCTCTTCAGAATTTAAAGGACAGCTTCATTGAAGGAAGGCTCTAA
- the LOC106430357 gene encoding DNA mismatch repair protein MSH4 isoform X1, which produces MEDDGGERSSFVAGLIENRAKEVGMAAFDLRSASLHLSQYIETSSSYQNTKTLLRFYDPCVIIVPPNKLAADGMVGVSELVDRCYSTVRKVVFARGCFDDTKGAVLIQNLAAEEPLALGLDTYYKQHYLSLAAAAATIKWIEAEKGVIVTNHSLTVTFNGSFSHMNIDATSVENLEIIDPFHNSLLGTNNKKRSLFQMFKTTKTVGGTRLLRANLLQPLKDIKTINTRLDCLDEMMSNEELFYGLSQVLRKFPKETGKQNRVLCHFCFKPKKVTEAVLGFDNTRRSQNMISSIILLKTALDALPLLAMALKDAKCFLLANIYKTVCENDRYASIRKRVGEVIDDDVLHARVPFVARSQQCFALKAGIDGFLDMARRTFCDTSEVIHNLASKYREEFNLPNLKLPFNNRQGFFFRISQKEVQEKLPSKFTQVVKHGKNIHCSSLELASLNVRNKSAAGECFVRTEICLEALMDAIREDVSALTLLAEVLCLLDMIVNSFAHSISTKPVDRYSRPELTDSGPLAIDAGRHPILESIHNDFVPNSIFMSEASNMLVVMGPNMSGKSTYLQQVCLVVILAQIGCYVPARFATMRVVDRIFTRMGTMDNLESNSSTFMTEMRETAFIMQNVSNRSLIVMDELGRATSSSDGLAMAWSCCEHLLSLKAYTVFATHMDSLAELATIYPNVKVLHFHVDIRDNRLDFKFQLRDGTLHVPHYGLLLAEVAGLPNTVIETARTITSRITDKEMKRIELNCEKHHEMHQIYRVAQKLICLRYSKQNEDSIRQALQNLKDSFIEGRL; this is translated from the exons ATGGAAGACGACGGTGGAGAGAGATCGAGCTTCGTCGCTGGACTAATCGAGAACAGAGCCAAAGAG GTTGGAATGGCTGCGTTTGATTTAAGATCCGCTTCACTGCATCTATCTCAGTATATAGAGACGAGCAGCTCGTATCAAAACACGAAGACGCTGCTGCGTTTCTATGATCCTTGTGTGATTATTGTTCCTCCCAACAAACTTGCCGCCGATGGCATGGTTGGGGTTTCAGAATTGGTGGATAGATGTTACAGCACCGTCAGGAAG GTTGTGTTTGCTCGTGGCTGTTTCGAtgacaccaag GGTGCCGTGCTAATACAAAACTTGGCTGCAGAGGAACCTTTGGCTCTTGGTTTAGACACTTACTATAAGCAGCATTATCTATCActagctgctgctgctgctacaATCAAATG GATAGAGGCGGAAAAGGGTGTGATTGTCACCAACCACTCACTCACT GTAACCTTTAATGGATCCTTTAGTCACATGAATATCGATGCAACTAG TGTTGAGAATCTGGAAATCATTGATCCGTTCCATAATTCTCTTTTGGGCACTAACAATAAGAAGAGGAGTCTGTTCCAGATGTTCAAGACAACAAAAACAGTTGGCGG GACTAGGCTTCTTCGTGCCAATTTGTTGCAGCCCCtgaaagatattaaaactaTCAACACTCGCCTGGACTGCTTG GATGAGATGATGAGCAATGAAGAACTATTCTATGGGCTTTCACAGGTTTTACGTAAATTTCCAAAAGAGACTGGTAAGCAAA ATCGTGTTCTTTGTCATTTCTGCTTCAAGCCAAAGAAAGTCACAGAAGCAGTCCTAGGTTTTGATAATACCAGAAGGAGCCAAAACATGATTTCAAGCATTATTTTACTTAAGACAGCCTTGGATGCTCTGCCTCTACTAGCTAtg GCTCTAAAGGATGCAAAGTGTTTTCTCCTTGCTAATATTTACAAGACTGTGTGTGAAAATGATAGATATGCTTCCATCAGAAAAAG AGTCGGGGAAGTGATTGATGATGATGTTCTTCATGCACGAGTTCCTTTTGTTGCCCGCTCACAGCAGTGTTTTGCATTAAAAGCTGGTATTGATGGATTTTTGGATATGGCAAGGAGAACCTTCTGTGATACTAGTGAAG TGATACATAATCTGGCCAGCAAGTATCGTGAGGAATTCAACTTGCCAAATCTAAAACTCCCATTCAACAACAGACAGGGCTTCTTTTTTAGAATTTCGCAGAAGGAAGTTCAGGAAAAACTTCCAAGCAAATTTACTCAG GTTGTAAAACATGGGAAAAACATTCATTGTTCAAGTCTGGAACTTGCCTCT TTGAATGTCAGGAATAAGTCTGCCGCTGGAGAGTGTTTCGTTCGAACGGAAATATGCCTGGAAG CACTTATGGATGCTATAAGGGAAGATGTCTCTGCCCTCACCCTCCTAGCAGAAGTTTTATGTCTCCTAGATATGATTGTTAATTCATTTGCTCATTCAATATCCACAAAGCCAGTTGATCGATACTCCAGACCTGAACTAACAG ATAGTGGCCCACTGGCAATTGACGCTGGAAGGCATCCAATCCTAGAAAGCATACACAATGACTTTGTT cCTAATAGTATCTTCATGTCAGAAGCAAGCAACATGTTGGTAGTTATGGGTCCAAACAT GAGCGGAAAGAGCACCTATCTCCAACAGGTGTGTCTAGTAGTCATTCTTGCTCAGATTGGCTGCTATGTCCCAGCTCGCTTTGCCACTATGCGTGTGGTTGACCGCATATTCACAAGAATGGGGACAATGGATAACCTTGAGTCAAATTCAAGCACG TTTATGACAGAGATGAGGGAGACCGCTTTCATAATGCAGAATGTCTCCAACAG GAGTTTGATAGTAATGGACGAACTCGGGAGGGCTACTTCTTCCTCGGACGGGTTAGCAATGGCATGGAGCTGCTGCGAGCATCTCTTATCGCTCAAAGC GTACACAGTATTTGCAACCCATATGGACAGCCTGGCGGAGTTGGCAACCATCTACCCGAATGTCAAGGTTCTTCACTTCCATGTAGACATCAGAGACAATCGCTTAGACTTCAAG TTTCAACTACGAGATGGAACATTACATGTTCCTCACTACGGCCTTCTGTTAGCCGAAGTGGCTGGTCTGCCTAATACAGTAATCGAAACAGCTAGGACCATAACCTCAAGGATCACAGACAAG GAAATGAAAAGAATAGAGCTAAACTGTGAGAAGCACCATGAAATGCATCAGATTTACAGAGTCGCTCAAAAGTTGATATGCTTGAGGTACTCCAAACAAAACGAAGACTCAATCCGTCAAGCTCTTCAGAATTTAAAGGACAGCTTCATTGAAGGAAGGCTCTAA
- the LOC106430358 gene encoding 60S ribosomal protein L15-1, protein MGAYKYVSELWRKKQSDVMRFVQRVRCWEYRQQPSIVRLVRPTRPDKARRLGYKAKQGFVVYRVRVRRGGRKRPVPKGIVYGKPTNQGVTQLKFQRSKRSVAEERAGRKLGGLRVVNSYWLNEDSTYKYYEIILVDPAHNAVRNDPRINWICNPVHKHRELRGLTSEGKKNRGLRGKGHNNHKNRPSRRATWKKNNSLSLRRYR, encoded by the exons ATGG GGGCGTACAAGTACGTGTCTGAGCTATGGAGGAAGAAGCAGTCGGATGTGATGAGGTTTGTGCAGAGGGTTAGGTGCTGGGAGTACCGCCAGCAGCCTTCCATTGTTCGTCTTGTTCGTCCCACTCGTCCCGACAAAGCTCGTCGTCTCGGCTACAAGGCCAAGCAG gggtTTGTTGTCTACCGTGTGCGTGTGAGACGTGGAGGACGCAAGAGGCCAGTTCCTAAGGGTATTGTCTATGGTAAACCCACAAACCAGGGAGTGACACAGCTCAAATTCCAGCGCAGCAAGAGATCTGTTGCTGAGGAACGTGCTGGTCGCAAACTTGGTGGCCTTAGAGTCGTTAACTCCTACTGGCTCAATGAG GACTCTACCTACAAGTATTACGAGATTATACTTGTGGACCCTGCACACAATGCTGTCCGAAATGATCCAAGGATTAACTGGATCTGCAACCCAGTGCACAAGCACAGAGAACTCAGAGGGCTCACCTCAGAAGGAAAGAAGAATCGTGGTCTTCGTGGAAAGGGTCACAACAACCACAAGAACAGACCTTCCCGCAGGGCTACCTGGAAGAAGAACAACTCTCTATCTCTCCGTCGTTACCGGTGA